The Streptomyces sp. NBC_00576 genome contains the following window.
CTTCTTCGACCAGGGCGAACAGGAAGTCCTCACCGTCAAGCAGCAGTTGAAGCCGGGCACGAGCCTGGCGGCGACGGACGCCCAGACCAAGAAGGTCGAGCAACTGCTCGCCGACGTGAAGGGCGTCAAGGACTACCAGGTGACGATCGGCTCGTCCGGCTTCCTGGCGGCCTTCGGCGGCGGCACGGACACCAACCAGGCCTCCTACCAGGTCATGCTGGAGGACTCGGCGTCGGCGGACGACGTCCAGGACAGGATCGAGGAGGGCCTGGCCAAGCTCTCCGGCATCGGTACGACCACGATCGCGGCCGGTGACGGCTTCGGCAGCCAGGACCTGAGCGTGGTCGTGAAGGCGGCCGACGGGGACGTCCTGCGCAAGGCGGCGGACGAGGTCCGCGACACGGTGGCGGGCCTGGACGACGTCACCGACGTCACCAGCAACCTGGCGCAGAGCGTGCCGCGCATCTCGGTGCGGGCCAACTCCCAGGCGGCGGCGGCCGGCTACAACCAGCAGACGCTGGGCGCGGCGGTGGCCGAGGCGGTGAAGGGCACGACGGCCGCCAAGGCGACCCTCGACGACACCGAGCGCGACATCGTCATCAAGTCGGCGAAGCCGGCGAAGACGCTGGACGAGCTGAAGGCTTTGGCGTTGGGCCCGGTCAAGCTGGGCGACATCGCGGACGTGAAGCTGGTGGACGGCCCGGTGTCGATGACCCGGATCGACGGCCAGCGGGCCGCGACGATCACTGCTCGCCCGACCGGCGACAACACGGGCGCGGTCAGCGCGGACCTCACCTCGAAGCTGGACGCCCTCAAGCTCCCCGCGGGCGCGACGGCCGAGATCGGCGGGGTGTCGTCGGACCAGGACGACGCGTTCAAGAACCTGGCGCTGGCGATGCTGGCGGCGATCGCGATCGTCTTCATGCTGCTGGTGGCGACGTTCCGTTCCCTGGTCCAGCCACTGATCCTCCTGGTGTCGATCCCGTTCGCGGCAACGGGCGCGATCGGCCTGCTGGTCGCCACGGGCACCCCGATGGGCGTCCCGGCGATGATCGGCATGCTGATGCTGATCGGCATCGTGGTGACGAACGCGATCGTCCTGATCGACCTGATCAACCAGTATCGCGGCCAGGGCTACGGAGTCGTGGAAGCGGTGGTGGAGGGCGGCCGCCACCGCCTCCGCCCGATCCTGATGACAGCCCTGGCGACGATCTTCGCCCTCCTCCCGATGGCGCTGGGCGTGACGGGCGAGGGCGGCTTCATCGCCCAGCCGCTGGCAGTGGTCGTCATCGGCGGCCTGATCACGTCAACTGCCTTGACCCTGCTGCTCGTTCCGACGCTGTACGCGGTGGTGGAGCTGCGAAAGGAACGGCGCGCGAAGAAGAAGGCGGCGAAGCGGGAGAAGCGGAGCGGGGATGCCGAGGGGTCGGCGCCGGCCGACTCGGACGCGCCGGAACCCGCAGGGGTCTAGCCGGTAGCGGCGGGAGCGGAGTTCTTCGCCCCCGCCGCCCCTACCCGTCCCAACCTCGGGGGCTCCGCCCCCGAACCTCCGCTCCTCAAACGCCGGAGGGGCTGAATATCGGCCTGCCCTACGGCAGCGCCAGCATCCGCTCCAGCGCGAGCTTTGCGAACGCCTCTGTCTCCCGGTCCACCCGTATCTGGTTGACCAGCTTGCCCTCGGCCAGGGACTCCAGGGTCCAGACCAGGTGCGGCAGGTCGATGCGGTTCATCGTCGAGCAGAAGCAGACCGTCTTGTCGAGGAAGACGACCTCCTTGCCCTCGGGTGCGAAACGGTTCGCCAGGCGGCGTACCAGGTTGAGTTCCGTCCCGATGGCCCACTTGGAGCCGGCCGGGGCCGCCTCCAGCGCCTTGATGATGTACTCGGTCGAGCCGACGTAGTCCGCCGCCTCCACCACCTCGTGCTTGCACTCCGGGTGGACCAGGACGTTCACGCCCGGAATCCGTTCCCGGACGTCGTTCACCGAGTCGACGCTGAAGCGTCCGTGCACCGAGCAGTGGCCCCGCCAGAGGATCATCTTCGCGGCGCGCAGCTGCTCCGTGGTCAGGCCGCCGTTCGGCTTGTGCGGGTTGTAGAGGACGCAGTCGTCGAGCGACAGCCCCATGTCCCGTACCGCCGTGTTGCGGCCCAGGTGCTGGTCCGGCAGGAACAGGACCTTCTCGCCCTGCTCGAAGGCCCACTCAAGGGCGCGTTCGGCATTCGACGACGTACAGATCGTGCCGCCGTGCTTGCCTGTGAACGCCTTGATGTCGGCCGAGGAGTTCATGTAGGAGACGGGGACGACCTGGTCGGCCACCCCGGCCTCCGTCAGGACGTCCCAGCACTCGGCGACCTGCTCGGCCGTCGCCATGTCCGCCATCGAGCAGCCGGCGGCCAGGTCGGGCAGGACCACCTTCTGGTCGTCGCCGGTCAGGATGTCCGCCGACTCCGCCATGAAGTGCACACCGCAGAACACGATGTACTCCGCCTCCGGACGCGCCGCCGCGTCCCGGGCCAGCTTGAAGGAGTCACCCGTGACGTCCGCGAACTGGATGACCTCGTCGCGCTGGTAGTGGTGGCCGAGGACGAAGACCTTGTCGCCGAGCTTCTCCTTGGCCGCACGGGCACGTGCCACCAGGTCCGGATCGGAGGGGGAGGGCAGGTCGCCGGGGCACTCCACGCCACGCTCGCTCCGCGGGTCGGCCTCACGGCCGAGAAGCAGCAGGGCGAGGGGCGTCGGCTGTACGTCGAGGTCCTGGGTCTGGGCGGTGGTCACGACACGCACCCTTTCTGTTCAAGCCTTTTCGTCGAATTGACGTTATCTATCGTAACCCCTTCACGTCACTTTGACGAGGTTCATAGCGTCGATGTGACATGAATCCCGGACCGGTTCCAGGGTCGGTTCCCTGAGCCGGATTGTCCTCACCGCCAGGCTCACGCTCTCGGTGAACGGGCGGTACCGGTGTGCGTTCGCCCGGTTCGTCGCCCCGGTGGAAAGTTCAGCGGGTTCGCGGTCCGGCGGCCTGGGGAGACCCGCTGTCCTGACGCGATCGGTCGCCCACCCCGAACGGTGCGTGTGCGAGTCGGCGCCTCTTGTCGTCGGACACGAACGTCCCGGCCGCCTTGTCATGCCAGCACTGCCTCCACGGCCTGTCCGGAATGCACCAAAGTAGACCAATCACTCCGATGGTGAGCAGATTCAGCGTGAGCTGAGTCGGCGCCCGCTCCGCAGCCCGTCTGCCGAACAGGCACGTCATCATCGCGATGGCGCCACGTTCGGGGAAAGCACTCGGGCAGGATGAGCTCTCGTGACATGTGGGAGAGACGAGCTCTTGGGGCTGCTGCAGCGTGCCGGGCTGGAGATCGTGGGGGAGTGGCGGACCGAGGATGTGGTGCCGCCCCGGGTCGCCTGGCGTCCGATCGTCGCGGGTGACGCCACGCCAACCGTAAGCGTGCGGGGAGACCATCCTGCTCTGGTCGCCGAGCTGAATGCGCAGTGGCACCGGCTCGCGGATGAGAACGGGATCCTCGGGGACGACGGCGTCTTCCTCATCGACGTCGCCGGCAACTGGACAGGGGGCGCGCCCAGGTTCTGGACGCGGGTGCGGCTCACCAGCGACTGGGACCTCGCCGGCGTGCTGGGCGAGCGGCCTGGCCAGCCGGAGTTCGTCACCCTCTCGGTGGACGGGGAGACGTTGGTGGGGGCGACAGCCGAGGAGGACGAGGTCTGGCTCATCGCTGTGGACCGCATCCGCGAGCGGCAGGAGACAGCTGCCCAGGCCGCGGCCCTGGAGAGCCCGCAGGAGCGGGCAGCCGCTTGGGTATCCCTGTTTCAGGGGCCGGGGCCTACACAGAGGCTGCGTGAGATGTGGGCCCACGGGCTGGCGCGCAATCCGGCCACGCCCGATGACTTGCTCGCCCGGCTTCTGGGCCTGTCGCATTTCCTCCTGTGGCGCCGCCTGCCGACAGCGGTCGTTGAGGCGGCCATCGTCCACCCGGAGTGGAAGGTGCGGCAGTTGCTGGCCGAGGCTCAGCCGGACATCACGGCTGAGCAGTGGGCTCGCCTGATCCTGGGCGAGCAGGACCCTCGGCGCCGCTGGATCCTCGTCATGATCGCGGCGGACCGGCGCGCCGAGCTCACCGACGCCATGTGTGAAAAGCTCGCCGCCGACCCTTCTCCTCAGGTCCGCAAAGAGGCCGCTCGTCTTCCCGGGCTGCCCCTACGGATACTGACTGCCCTGGTCGCCGACACTGATCCGTCCGTACGGGCCTTGGCCTGCCGCATTGCCTGGCCTCAGCTGGGAACTCGGGCCCGGCAGAAGCTTCTTGACGACCCTTCCGGAAAGGTTCGTGCTGAAGCACTGCTCCAGCGCCACCGAGAACATCCGATGCCCCGATCGGTTTTCGACACCGCAGACCTCAAGGACCGTGCGGTGGTGGCCTGCCGCCTGGAACGCGACCTCGCCGAGCACTTGGCCCGTCACAGCGATGCAGCTCTGCGCTGTTCTCTCGCGGGCAACCCCCGCCTGGACCCGGACCTGATCATCCTGCTGGCCCAGGACCTCGACGAAAGCGTTCGTTCCGTGGTGGCGACACGTCCCGACCTCACTGAGGAACAGCGGGCGGACATCCGCACCACTTTCGACCCGCGCGTCCACTACAACCCGCTCGGCTGGGTCACGGCGCTGCACGAGGATCCCGACGCCATGCGTCGGCTCGCCGCCTCCGCCCATCCCCTCGTGCGGCGAAGCGTCGCACGGGCCCGCCGTCTCCCGCCGGACGTCATCGAACTGCTCGCCCACGACGAAGACCGTGTCGTTCAGCTCTTCCTCGCGGAATCCTGCGACGACGCGCCCGCTGACATGCTGCTGCGGGTGTGGCAGTGGTGGACCGGCAGTCTCAGTGCCCCCGATCGCCCTCACGGACACCCGAACTTCCCCCGTCGCGACCTGCTCCGTTACGCCGACGACCCGAACCCGCGCATGCGTCAACTGGCTTTGGACGACCCGGAGTCGACGGTCGAACTGGTGGAGCGATTCAGCCGGGACAGCAGCGAAGAAGTACGGCACCGTGCCGCAGCCGACCCACGGCTGACGCCCTCATCGGCGGTGCGACTGCTCGACGACCCGTACGAGCGGGTACGCCACGCGGCTGCCACGCACCTCCGGCTACCCGCATGGGTACTGACCCGGCTGCTGCGGGACACCGACACCGCAGAGGCAGCCGCCCGGCATCCAGCGCTGCCTGTCCCCGTCATGGAACTACTGCTCCAGCGACTCCAGCCAACCGCCGGCGCCGCCCCGAGGCCATGAACCGAGTCCGGCCACTGCTGTTCCTCGACGTGGACGGGCCACTCAACCCCTATGCGGCCAAGCCGGAGAAGCGCCCCGACGGCTACACCACAATCAGAGTGCCCCAGGACAGCGGAACTCCCGACGAACACAGAGGACTCTCAGCCCGGTGGCGACCCCTGCGGGTCTGGCACAGCAACGCGGCCGGATGCAGATACCTCTTGCCCGGTCACAGCCCTGGACGCCCGCGCAACCCCTCGGCCTCGCCGACACCTTGAGACATCACGGTCTGCCTGCCCGCGCTGCACGGAAAACCGCCATGATGGACGCCCTCGTAGACCTGCCGTCCATGGTCATCGCCGACCTGCTCGGCATCCACCCCAAGACAGCCGAACGCTGGGCCACCCTCGCCGGCGGGAACTGGTCCGATTACTTGGCAGCGCGACGGGCCGACCCGTGGGGCTAGGCAGTTGAGCAGGGCAGTGTTCCGAGTCTGCGCTATTGGGGGACGGTGAGCAGGATTCGGCCGTGGCCACCGCCGGCGTCGACGTGGTCGTGGGCCTTGGCGATGTCGTCCAACGGGTGACGGTCACCGACGGCGACGGTGAGGGCGCCGACGGCGGCTGCGGAGGTGAGGTCGCGGGCGGCCTGGCGCTTGGCCTCGGCGGGGAAGTCGTCGC
Protein-coding sequences here:
- the nadA gene encoding quinolinate synthase NadA, whose amino-acid sequence is MTTAQTQDLDVQPTPLALLLLGREADPRSERGVECPGDLPSPSDPDLVARARAAKEKLGDKVFVLGHHYQRDEVIQFADVTGDSFKLARDAAARPEAEYIVFCGVHFMAESADILTGDDQKVVLPDLAAGCSMADMATAEQVAECWDVLTEAGVADQVVPVSYMNSSADIKAFTGKHGGTICTSSNAERALEWAFEQGEKVLFLPDQHLGRNTAVRDMGLSLDDCVLYNPHKPNGGLTTEQLRAAKMILWRGHCSVHGRFSVDSVNDVRERIPGVNVLVHPECKHEVVEAADYVGSTEYIIKALEAAPAGSKWAIGTELNLVRRLANRFAPEGKEVVFLDKTVCFCSTMNRIDLPHLVWTLESLAEGKLVNQIRVDRETEAFAKLALERMLALP
- a CDS encoding PE-PGRS family protein, translated to MTCGRDELLGLLQRAGLEIVGEWRTEDVVPPRVAWRPIVAGDATPTVSVRGDHPALVAELNAQWHRLADENGILGDDGVFLIDVAGNWTGGAPRFWTRVRLTSDWDLAGVLGERPGQPEFVTLSVDGETLVGATAEEDEVWLIAVDRIRERQETAAQAAALESPQERAAAWVSLFQGPGPTQRLREMWAHGLARNPATPDDLLARLLGLSHFLLWRRLPTAVVEAAIVHPEWKVRQLLAEAQPDITAEQWARLILGEQDPRRRWILVMIAADRRAELTDAMCEKLAADPSPQVRKEAARLPGLPLRILTALVADTDPSVRALACRIAWPQLGTRARQKLLDDPSGKVRAEALLQRHREHPMPRSVFDTADLKDRAVVACRLERDLAEHLARHSDAALRCSLAGNPRLDPDLIILLAQDLDESVRSVVATRPDLTEEQRADIRTTFDPRVHYNPLGWVTALHEDPDAMRRLAASAHPLVRRSVARARRLPPDVIELLAHDEDRVVQLFLAESCDDAPADMLLRVWQWWTGSLSAPDRPHGHPNFPRRDLLRYADDPNPRMRQLALDDPESTVELVERFSRDSSEEVRHRAAADPRLTPSSAVRLLDDPYERVRHAAATHLRLPAWVLTRLLRDTDTAEAAARHPALPVPVMELLLQRLQPTAGAAPRP